The Diachasmimorpha longicaudata isolate KC_UGA_2023 chromosome 14, iyDiaLong2, whole genome shotgun sequence genome includes a region encoding these proteins:
- the LOC135169362 gene encoding uncharacterized protein LOC135169362 codes for MLHSKMQKALHYVQHWCTSKGLRVNPDKYLGIWLDKKLSWKKDIAMQTNKVTMTYWACRRMFGRTWGLRPRMVKWIYTAIMIPQLTYAAVVWRSALNKACYRKAVDRVGRLAMLGITGALRTTPSSALEALLFMQPPHLIITAEATKAAARLGLQGTWKGARNGHASVLRADSELEGMGGNPSGKDADWAPPRGLVWYTDGSRASGRTGAGVWSEGPAIARAIGLDSDATVRQTELAALRTCARMILERGDKGKKIFIYSDSRRALRAILNGLDSGPRWQLTKNGSRRALQGEVEHVGVHTHFVKDLVRERGDRRIVDRWDSETVARHTKSLLEKPTRKIAVTLLSLNTAKLRVIVGLITGQWHLALFGLTEEDPLHLCTICSGLDEARWDVFGSACKDRLVDRDGIKGLYELARRAQILETSD; via the exons ATGTTACATAGCAAGATGCAGAAGGCGCTGCACTATGTTCAGCactggtgcacatcgaagggcctgagggtaaacccag acaaatacctaggtatttggctcgacaagaagctcagctggaaaaaggATATCGCCATGCAGACCAACAAGGTCACTATGACATACTGGGCATGCAGGCGAATGTTCGGAAGAacatggggtctaaggccgaggatggtcaaatggatctacacggccataATGATCCCACAGCTTACGTACGCAGCCGTAGTGTGGAGATCAGCCTTGAATAAGGCCTGCtacaggaaagcggtggacagagtaggcaggcttgcgatgctgggcataacaggggcccttCGAACGACCCCGAGCTCAGCATTGGAGGCCCTGCTCTTCATGCAACCGCCACACCTAATTATAACGGCGGAGGCGACAAAAGCGGCTGCAAGATTGGGGCTGCAGGGAACGTGGAAGGGAGCCAGGAACGGTcatgctagtgtcctccgcgcaGACAGCGAGCTGGAAGGG ATGGGGGGAAACCCGTCAGGAAAGGACGCGGACTGGGCgccgccccgtggactagtctggtatacggatGGATCACGGGCGAGCGGACGGACAGGagcgggggtctggtcagaggggcccgcaatagcgagggCCATCGGGCTGGACTCGGACGCAACCGTGCGCCAGACTGAGCTGGCTGCCCTAAGGACCTGCGCCAGaatgatcctggagagaggggacaagggcaaaaagatcttcatttACTCAGACAGCAGACGCGCGCTGAGGGCAATACTCAA TGGCTtggattccgggccacgctggcaGCTAACAAAGAACGGAAGCAGAAGGGCCCTTCAGGGGGAAGTGGAGCACGTTGGCGTGCACACCCactttgtgaaggacctggtcaGGGAGCGTGGGGACAGGAGGATTGTGGACAGGTGGGACTCAGAGACGGTCGCCAGACACACGAAATCCCTCTTGGAAAAACCCACTAGGAAGATTGCAGTAACTTTGTTGAGCCTAAACACGGCTAAGCTCCGTGTtatagtggggcttatcaccGGACAGTGGCACCTGGCTCT attcGGGTTGAcggaggaggatcctcttcacctatgcacaataTGCAGCGGGCTCGATGAAGCCAGGTGGGATGTTTTTGGGTCTGCATGCAAAGATAGActtgtcgacagggacgggatcaaggggctctatgagttagctcgtagggcCCAGATACTCGagaccagcgactag